Sequence from the Streptomyces sp. R33 genome:
CATCGGCCAGACCGTGTCCAACACGATCCTGGCCTCCGGCATCGCCGACCAGCTGCTGCTCGCCTCCCGCACACTCGTCCAGGCGCAGGCCTTGACGGACGACCTGGACGACATGCGCACCTCCACCGGCGCCTTCACCACGCTGCTTGGCTGCCGGCCCGAGGACACCACCACCGCGGCAGCGCTCGTCATCGCGATCCGGGAGCGCTTCACCAACACCCACCAGCACGACATCCGCATGGGCGGCGCCGCCAACGCCCGCGCCATCCGCGACCTCGGCCGCCGCCTGCGCGGCTACACCGGCACCGTCCTCATCGTCACCAACCCCGTTGACCTGATGGCCCGTCTCTTCGCCGAATCGTCCGGCTGCACCCGTGTCTACGGGATCGGCTCCAACCTGGACACGGCCCGCTACCGGCTCGCTCTGTCCTCGCTGACGGGCGTGCCCGCGGACCAGATCCGCGGGCACGTCATCGGCGAACACGGAGACAGCGCCGTCATCTGCGCGTCGACCACCACCGTCAACGGCCGCGCCCTCGCCGTCCCCGTCCGGGAAATCCGCAAGACGCTGGCCGACCGGCCCGGCAGCATCAGCAGCGGCGTCGGCCGCACCCGATCAGGACCCGCCGGAGCCGTCCTGACCACGCTGCGCCTCGTGCTCGGGCAGGCCGACGGCACCACCGAGCTTTGCACCGAATGGATCGGCCACTGGCTCGGCGTCCCCATGACCTTCACCGCCGGCCAGGGCAAGCCCACCCTCCCCGTCCTCGACCCCACCGAGGCCGACCGCTTCACCGCGTCCGGCAACAAGCTCGACACCGCCTACCAGGCACTCGCAACCATCCAGTAGAGGAGCACCCCAGGTGAGCATCACCGCCACCCGCATCACCGCCGCCCCGGCGGCCGTCACGATCATCTCGGCCGACCGGACCGTTACTGACTGGGCCTCCCGCTACTTCGGCCCCTGGTGGGGTGCCGCCAGCGTCGACCCCGCCACCGTGTGCGCGGGGACCGTCATCGCCGCCGACGTTGACCTCGACGCCTACATGCGCCTGGAAGAACACGTTCGGGCCCGGCCCCACACCAGTCACATCTACGCCAAGGCCCCCGCCCTGGTGGCCACCGCCGCCGACGGCACGATCACCGCCGTCGCCCCTGGCCAGCAGCTGGCCTACCTCAGCGAGCCGGCCACCGGCCGCATCAAGGTCGCTGGAGCGGACCCGCTTCAGGTTTCCCTGGCCACCGCCCGCATCGCCCGCGACGCCGTACGCGGGCAGCTCCTGCGCGACGGCTGGACCGTGCTGCACGCCTCCGCCGTCGTAATGGGCGACCGGACCTGGCTGGCCTTTGGCGGCAAGGGCGCCGGCAAGACCACCACCGCCCTCACGTTGGCGACCCGGTGCGGCGCACACCTGCTCGCCAACGACCGGGTGTTCGCCCGCGCGGACGCGTTCGGCAACGTGACGGTCCTGCCCTGGCCGGCGGCCGCCGCCGTCGGTCTCGGGCTGCTCGACGGCCTCGGCCTGTACGAGAAGGTCACCGCCCGCCTCGACGCAGGTGAGTCCCTCCACCCCACCCAGGACGAGCGGGTCACAGCCGCTCTGTGTACCGGCAACCTCAGCCCGCTCTGGGACGGCGGGCGGGAGCTCAAGGCGCAGGTGTTTCCCGACCAGTTCGAGTCGTGGTTCGGGCTGACCCTCGCCACGCAGGGGATGGCCACCGACTTGCTATTCCCGCAGATCGCCGCCGGGGCCGAGCCTTCCGTCCACGACACCTCGCCGTCGCTTGGCGACAGCGACTTCATGCAGGGCGCCACCGAGGACCGCTACCCAGACATCCTGGGCCTCGCCCGCGGCGTCACGGCCGGCGGCAACGCTGATGCCCGCGACCACGTGCGCGGCCTGCTGCGCCTCCTCCCCCACCACGCCTTCACCCTCGGACACGACCACGACCGAGCGGCCGACTTCCTGACCAAGCTCGCTGCCGCATAGCCCTCGCGATCGTCTAGGCGCCTGTGTGGCTGCTCGATCCGGCTCGGCAGCCACGCAGGACACCCGTACAGCGTCAACCAGGCGCGTCGAACCCGCAGTCAACCGAACATATGACCGCTCCGGCCGGGGAACAGCGCCTGACACCGGACGGGAAACAGAAGAACTCGGCCAGCTCGCAAGAAGTCGGCCAGAACCGAGAAACACCGCCGATAGCGTCCCTGCCAGAGCGGCACCGCCGGTGCCCCGCGGCGCATACCCCGGTCGCGGGACCGCGGTCTGGCTAGCGTCGTCGCCCCATACCGTCCCACACCACGCGGCAGTTCTACGTACAGCGCCCTGGCTGGCACTCCTTCTCGGTGCGGCCGGCTGGTCCCCATCCGCTACACCACGACAAGAGACAGGTGACCGCATGACCGATCTTGAAACTGCCGACCCCGGGGTTCTGCGCACCGCGATGACGGAGCAGCTCGTCAGGGCGGGCACCATCCGCAGCAAGCAGGTCGAGGCCGCATTTCGGACCGTCCCCCGACACGTCTTCGCCCCGGAGGCACCCCTCGCTAACAACCCCTAACGAAATGATCTTCGGGCTGGTTGGATGTCCCTGAGAACGTTGATCTGGGGGTGTGGGGTGGCTCGGCGGAAGCCGTGGGAAGTGGACGATGAACTCTGGGCGGTGATCGAATCGCTCCTGCCGAGGGTGGAGCGACGGACTCGTCATCCTGGTCGGAAGCGGCATCCGGACCGGCTGGTGTTCCAGGGCATCCTGTTCGTTCTGCACACCGGGATCGCGTGGGAACACCTCCCGCAGGAACTGGGGTTCGGATCGGGCATGACCTGCTGGCGGCGCCTGGCTGAGTGGACCGAGGCCGACGTCTGGCCGCGGCTGCACGAGACCCTTCTGGCCCGGCTCCGCGGGGCCGGCGCTCTGGACTTCTCGCGGGCCGTGGTCGACGGCTCCCACATACGCGCGTTAAAGGGGGCTCCAAAACAGGGCGAAGCCCCGTTGACCGGGGCAGGAATGGCAGCAAGCACCACCTGATCACCGATGCCACCGGCATTCCGCTTGCCGCCATCCTGACTGGCGGCAACCGCAACGACGTCACCCAGTTCATCCCCCTCCTCCAGGCCGTCCCACCGGTTCGCGGCAAGCGCGGCCGGCCCCGTCGGCGGCCCGACACGGTGCTCGGGGACCGCGGCTACGACCATGACAAGTACCGACGCCTGGCCTGGGCCCTGGGCGTGAAACCCGTCATCGCCCGACGCGGCGTCCCACACGGCTCCGGCCTCGGCACCGAACGCTGGGTTGTCGAGCGGGCCTTCGCCCACCTCCACTGGTTCCGCCGATTGCGGATCCGCTGGGAAGTCCGCGACGACATCCACGAAGCCTTCCTCAGCCTCGCTTGCTCACTCATCTGCTGGCGACGCCTGAAGTCATTCCGATAGCAGTTCTAAGGCGTACGCCGCGCACGAGGCCGTGCCCACGAAGAAGAACGAGCACGGCATCACGATCAGCTCAGTCTCAGCCCCCGACGTCCAGGCGATGATGCTGGAGCAGGCCGAGGCCCATGTGGGGATGCGGGTCGGCGAAATCGGCTCGGGTGGTTACAACGCGGCCCTGATGGCCGAGGTCGTGGGCCCGGACGGATCGGTCGTCACCGTCGACATCGACCCCAACGTCACCGACCGCGCCCGAGAGCTGCTGGACGCCACCGGGTACGAGCGGGTTCGGGTCGTCCTTGCAGACGCCGAGCAGGGCCTCCCGGACGCTGGCACTCTTGACCGGCTGATCGTGACCGTCGGGGCCTGGGACATCCCCCCTGCGTGGACTGATCAGCTCGCAGGGGATGGTCGGTTGGTCGTGCCGCTGCGCATGCGCGGACTGACGCGCTCGGTGGCCTTCGACCGCGACGGCGACCGCCTCGTGTCCAGGTCGGCCGAGGTCTGCGGATTCGTCACCATGCAGGGCGAGGGCGAGCACTCCGAACGTCTACTGCTGATTCGGGGCAAGGAGATCGGGCTCCGCTTCGATGAGGAATGGCCCGCCGACCCCGACGCTCTGAACGGCGTGTTCGACACCGACCGGGTGGAGAAGTGGACCGGTGTAACCGTCGCGCCGGCAGAGCCGATCAAGGGCATGCAGATGTGGCTGGCGACCACACTCGACGGCTTCTGCCTGATGTCGGTGGACGCCGAGCTCGACACCGGCCTCGTCGCCCCGCAGAACAAGCGGGCGAACATCACCCTGCTCGACGGTGACTCCCTCGCCTACCTGGCCATCCGCCGGACCGCGGACGGCGCCGAGTTCGGCGTCCACGGCTACGGGCCGAACGCGGCAGCGGTGGCCGACGCCCTCGTGGAGGAGCTCCAGAGGTGGGACCGCGATCACCGGCAGGACGAGCCGGTCATCTACGCCTACTCGGCCAGCACCCCCGAGGCCGACCTGCCCGCCGGGCGGGTCATCACCAAGCGGCACCGCCGCATCGTCATCTCCTGGCCCCAGGAGGGCCAGGCCAGCAAGAGCATCATCACCGAGAAGGAGAAGTGATCATGACTCACCAGGTGAAGCACGCCACGACCGGCATGGATGAGTTCCACCTCGACGTGCGGGTGGTCGAGTCCGGAGCGCCCATCGCGAGCCTCCTGCAGGACACCGGCGACGGCTGCGGCAGCACCTGCGCCAACGGCGCCACCGCCTGCGTCTCCCTCAGCGGCGACGCCGCCTGATCCGTGCCGCCGCGAGGTGAGGTAGAGCACCAGCGCTGGCCGCGGTGCTCCACCTCGCCTCCCACCACCCGCCGCCGGGCACACGGTCGTGTGCCCGGCGGCACCACGACGAAAGCGAGGGGGCACAGGTCATGGCAGGCGGAGCGCGGCTGTACCGGTACACGGGGGCCTTGTTTGTGCGGGCCACCACCCATCCCGGGACGGGCGTCCCGGAAGCGGACGTAGACCTGTCCGGGCCCGTGGCCGCCGAGCGCGGCCGGACCTGGCTGGCGGCCGTCTGGGAGCACCCGCAGGCCCGCCAGGCGCTCGAGGCCGCGAGCCCCGTCCTGGCCGCACAGACCGCCGCCATGCTGGCCGCCGACTCGCCGGGCGTGAAGGAGGTGCGGCGGCTGGTGCACTCCACCGCCGCCTACCTGCTGCGTTGGCAGGGTCGGGCAACCCCCTTCGGGCACTTCGCCGGAGTGGCTCCCGCACGCACCGGTCCGCAGCCCCAAGCCCGGTGGGGCAGCGGGCACCGCGCCGTACTGCGTCCGGATGCCGTTTGGCTGGGGGCGGTCGCTGATCAGCTTACCGCCAATCCCGAGGTCCTGGAGGGGCTGCCCGTCGCGGCGAACCCGGCCGCCGTCACCCGGGGCGGGCGGATTGTCGCGCCCGGCCGTACGCCAGCCAAGGGGCTGGCCCCGCTGGAGGTGTCGGTGGCGGCCACCGGCCCCGTGTACTCCGCGCTCGCCGCCGCCTCGGGCCCCGCCACGTTCGCCGACGTGGCCAAGGCCGTTTCCATCGACTTCCCCCATGCCGACAGCGCCACCGTCCGCGGGCTCCTGGCCCAGCTCCTGGAGCACGGTGTGCTGCTGTCGGCTCTGGACGAGGTGGCCACCGCCACCGACCCCATCGGCGTCCTGCGCGAGGTGACTGCTCTTGCGGTCACCTCCGCGCCGGTGCCCGTCCCCACGGGGCAGGTGACCGGAAGTCCCTCGCCGTCCTGGCCGGACACCGCCCTCGACGCTCGCATCACCATCCCCGAAGGGGTCCTGTCCGAGGTCGCGAGGGCCGCGTCCGTGCTGGCACGGCTCTCGCCGTATCCGTCGGGTCCTCCGGCGTGGAGGGACTACCACCAGCGCTTCCGGCAGACGTACGGGGACGGCGCGGCCGTGCCGGTGGCCGAGCTGGTCGGCGACGCCGGACTCGGCTGGCCGTCCGGCTACCTCGGCGCCGACCGCCCGGCCCCGGCCCGGATGCTGTCCGCCCGTGACGAGGCTTTCCTCGCTCTCGCTCAGCAGGCTGCCCTCGACGGGGTCCGGGAGGTGGTCCTCACCGAGGAGCTCATCACCGAACTGGCCCTTGTGGACGTGGCCGAGCTGGTCCCGCCGCCGTGCGTGGAGATGGCGTTCCAGCTCCACGCCGACAACGCGGACGAGGTACGGCGGGGCCGGTTCGAGGTGTGGCTGGCCTCGGCGGCCCGTCCAGCCTCCTCCATGGCCGGACGGTTCGCCGACCTCCTGCCCGGCCCTGACACCGACCGGCTGGCCGCCGCCCTCGCCGGGCCGCCCGGCCCGCTCCCCGCGCAGCTGCTCTTCCCGGCCCGCCGGCGCCGCAGCGCCAACGTCACCCGTGTTCCCCGCTTGCTGGAGCACACCATCACGCTCGGCTGGCCCGATCAGGGGCCCGGAAGCATCGCGTTGGAAGACCTCGCCGTCACCTGCGACCCCGACCGCCTCTACCTGATCCGGGCCTCCACCGGGCAGCTGGTCGAGCCCCGCGTCCTGCACGCGCTGGAGCCACGCGTGCTGACACCGCCGCTGGCACGGTTCCTCGCCGAAGTCGCCGCAGCCCGCCGCACCTTCTGGCGGCTTCCCGACTGGGGCGCCGCCGCCCGGCTGCCCTACCTGCCCCGGCTCCGGCACGGCCGGACCGTCCTCGCCCCTGCCCGCTGGCTCCTGGCCGCCGCCCAGCTGCCCGGCCCGTCCGCCGAGCGGCCCGTGTGGGAGGAGGCATTCGACCGCTGGCGTACCCGGCAGAAGCTCCCGGCCCGCGTCGTGCTCGTGGAGACGGAAATGCGGCTGCCATTGGACCTGAATGTGCCACTGCACCGGGAGCTGCTGCGGGCCCGCCTCGCCAAGGCCCGGGAGGTGGAAGTGCGCGAGGCGCCTTCGCCGGCCGCAGGCTCCACCTCACCTTCCGCGGGCGGGTTCATGGGCCGCGCCCACGAGTTCCTCACCGTCCTGCACGCCACCGTCCCCATACCTGCCCGGCCGGTCGCGCTCGCCGTCCCGGCGCCGGTGGCGGAGTTACCCGGCGCCTCCTGCACGGTGTGCGCCCGTTTGTACGGGCACCCTCGCCGGCAGGACGAGATCCTCACCGAACACTTGCCCCGGCTGCTGGCCGGTTGGGAGTCGGCCCCGCTGTGGTGGTTCACCCGCCACCTTGGCGACGACCCCCACCTGAGGATTGTCCTGCGGCTCGCCGACCGGGCCGCATACGGGCAGGCCGCCGAACGACTCGGTGGCTGGGCCGACGAGCTGCGCCGCCACCAGCTCGCCCCCCGCCTGGACCTGACCGCCCACCATCCGCACAGCGCCCGCTTCGGCCACGGCCCGGCCCGTGAGAGCGCGGAGCGGGTCTTCGCGGCCGACACTGTCGCCGCGCTCGCCCAGATCACCTACGCGGTGCGCACCGCAACCCCAGCCGAAACGCTCACCGCCGCCTCCCTCGCCGATCTCGCCACCGCCTTCGCGCCCACCCCCGGTGATGGATGGTCCTGGCTGGCCGCGCACCTGCCGCGCGAAAGCGGCCCCGTGGACACCGGGCTGTCCCGGCAGGCCCTGGCCCTCGCAGCGGCAGATGCCGCCTGGTGCCGCCAGCCGGACGGTCACGCTGTCACGGCTGCGTGGGCGGCCCGCGCCGAAGCGCTCACCGCCTACCGGCAAGCGCTGGCCGCCGAACGCGACCCGATGACCGTGCTGCGCGTGCTGCTCCAGCTCCACCACGTGCGCGCCCTCGGCAGCGGTCCCGAAACCGAGCGGACAACCCACCGTCTCGCCCGTGCCGTCGCCCTCGGGCACACCCACCATCGAAAGGCCCGCCCGTGAACGCGGCAACCGTTCTCCAGGCCCGATACCGCCACCTGCACGCCCCCGACGAAGGACAGGACCCGGAGCTCGCGCAGTCGCTGGCCAGGGGCCCGGCCGGGGTAGCCCTGTGGCACATCGAGCGGGCACTCACCGGCTCCAGCGACTGGGAGCCGGTGAAGGTGTGGCTGGCGGCCGCGACCCGGGCGGATGTGACCGCAGCCGACTCCGCCTGCCTTACCTA
This genomic interval carries:
- a CDS encoding lactate dehydrogenase, encoding MTTTIGIIGAGAIGQTVSNTILASGIADQLLLASRTLVQAQALTDDLDDMRTSTGAFTTLLGCRPEDTTTAAALVIAIRERFTNTHQHDIRMGGAANARAIRDLGRRLRGYTGTVLIVTNPVDLMARLFAESSGCTRVYGIGSNLDTARYRLALSSLTGVPADQIRGHVIGEHGDSAVICASTTTVNGRALAVPVREIRKTLADRPGSISSGVGRTRSGPAGAVLTTLRLVLGQADGTTELCTEWIGHWLGVPMTFTAGQGKPTLPVLDPTEADRFTASGNKLDTAYQALATIQ
- a CDS encoding IS5 family transposase (programmed frameshift), whose amino-acid sequence is MSLRTLIWGCGVARRKPWEVDDELWAVIESLLPRVERRTRHPGRKRHPDRLVFQGILFVLHTGIAWEHLPQELGFGSGMTCWRRLAEWTEADVWPRLHETLLARLRGAGALDFSRAVVDGSHIRAFKGGSKTGRSPVDRGRNGSKHHLITDATGIPLAAILTGGNRNDVTQFIPLLQAVPPVRGKRGRPRRRPDTVLGDRGYDHDKYRRLAWALGVKPVIARRGVPHGSGLGTERWVVERAFAHLHWFRRLRIRWEVRDDIHEAFLSLACSLICWRRLKSFR
- a CDS encoding FxLD family lanthipeptide, giving the protein MTHQVKHATTGMDEFHLDVRVVESGAPIASLLQDTGDGCGSTCANGATACVSLSGDAA
- a CDS encoding lantibiotic dehydratase; translation: MAGGARLYRYTGALFVRATTHPGTGVPEADVDLSGPVAAERGRTWLAAVWEHPQARQALEAASPVLAAQTAAMLAADSPGVKEVRRLVHSTAAYLLRWQGRATPFGHFAGVAPARTGPQPQARWGSGHRAVLRPDAVWLGAVADQLTANPEVLEGLPVAANPAAVTRGGRIVAPGRTPAKGLAPLEVSVAATGPVYSALAAASGPATFADVAKAVSIDFPHADSATVRGLLAQLLEHGVLLSALDEVATATDPIGVLREVTALAVTSAPVPVPTGQVTGSPSPSWPDTALDARITIPEGVLSEVARAASVLARLSPYPSGPPAWRDYHQRFRQTYGDGAAVPVAELVGDAGLGWPSGYLGADRPAPARMLSARDEAFLALAQQAALDGVREVVLTEELITELALVDVAELVPPPCVEMAFQLHADNADEVRRGRFEVWLASAARPASSMAGRFADLLPGPDTDRLAAALAGPPGPLPAQLLFPARRRRSANVTRVPRLLEHTITLGWPDQGPGSIALEDLAVTCDPDRLYLIRASTGQLVEPRVLHALEPRVLTPPLARFLAEVAAARRTFWRLPDWGAAARLPYLPRLRHGRTVLAPARWLLAAAQLPGPSAERPVWEEAFDRWRTRQKLPARVVLVETEMRLPLDLNVPLHRELLRARLAKAREVEVREAPSPAAGSTSPSAGGFMGRAHEFLTVLHATVPIPARPVALAVPAPVAELPGASCTVCARLYGHPRRQDEILTEHLPRLLAGWESAPLWWFTRHLGDDPHLRIVLRLADRAAYGQAAERLGGWADELRRHQLAPRLDLTAHHPHSARFGHGPARESAERVFAADTVAALAQITYAVRTATPAETLTAASLADLATAFAPTPGDGWSWLAAHLPRESGPVDTGLSRQALALAAADAAWCRQPDGHAVTAAWAARAEALTAYRQALAAERDPMTVLRVLLQLHHVRALGSGPETERTTHRLARAVALGHTHHRKARP